CGACCGCGGCGCGGCGACGGTGGACACGCAGTACATGCTGGGCGACGCGCTGCTCGTCGCGCCCGTGTTCTGCGCGGACGGAGACGTGGACGTGTACGTGCCGGAGGGCACGTGGACGTCGCTGCTCGACGGCTCCCAGGTCACGGGGCCGCGGTGGGTGCACGAGCGGCACGGCTTCAGCTCGCTGCCGCTGTACGTGCGGCCCGGCACCGTCCTGCCGTTCGGCGCGCGCACGGACCGGCCGGACACGGACTGGGCCGACGGTCTGACCCTGCGCCTGTTCGACCTGCCCGACGGGCACCGCAGCCGCACCCGCGTGCCGTCGTCGTCGGGCGGCGCGCCCGTGTGGTTCACGGTCGAGCGCGACGGGACGCGCGTGCGGGTCGTCGCCGAGGGCACGACCGCGCCGTGGCACGTGAGCGTGGAGCCGGGTCGCGAGTCGGGAGCGGTGTCGGAGAGCGCACCCGCGGGCACGTCCCGGGTCGTGGTGGAGCTCGTCGACCCGGGAGCCTGACGTATCGTCTCGACGGACGGACGACCGCCGCTGGTCGGGCGGGGCACCCGTCGGGTATCGTAACGATTCGATCCGCCGGGACCGGTTCCGGCGGCCCGCGCGGCGTCGACCCCCTCGTCGCGCGGGGCACCTCTCAGCCACCCGAAGGACCCCGCCATGACCACGACGCGTCCGTCCGGCCGCCAGTTCCCTGCCGACTTCCTGTGGGGCTCGGCCACCGCGTCCTACCAGATCGAGGGAGCCGTCGACGTCGACGGCCGCGGACCGTCGATCTGGGACACGTTCTCCCGCACGCCCGGCAAGGTGCTGAACGGCGACACCGGTGACGTCGCCGCGGACCACTACCACCGCGTCGAGCAGGACGTCGCCCTCATGGCCGAGCTCGGCCTGCAGGCGTACCGGTTCTCCCTCGCGTGGCCGCGCATCCAGCCCACCGGCTCGGGCGAGTTCAACGAGGCGGGCCTCGCGTTCTACTCCGACCTCGTGGACCGGCTCCTCGCCGCGGGCATCAAGCCCGTCGTGACGCTGTACCACTGGGACCTCCCGCAGCCGCTCGAGGACGCGGGCGGCTGGGCCAACCGCGAGACCGCGCTGCGCTTCGCCGAGTACGCGCGCAAGGTCGCCGAGGTCCTGGGCGACCGCGTGCACCTGTGGACCACGCTCAACGAGCCGTGGTGCTCCGCGTTCCTCGGGTACGCGAGCGGCGTGCACGCGCCCGGAGTCACGGACGACGAGAAGTCGCTGCGCGCCGTGCACCACCTCAACCTCGCGCACGGCCTCGCCGCGCGGGAGATCAAGGACGTCCTCGGCGAGGACACGCCCGTGTCCATCACGCTCAACCTGCACGTGACCCGCGCCGCGAGCGAGGACCCCGCGGACGTCGAGGCCAAGCGCCGCATCGACACCATCGCGAACGAGGTGTTCCTGCGCCCCGTCGTCGACGGCGAGTACCCCAAGGAGGTGTTCGCCGACACCGAGTCGATCACCGACTGGTCGTTCGTGCTCGACGGCGACCTCGACCTCATCAAGGTCCCGCTCGCGGTGCTCGGCGTGAACTACTACTCCACGGGCCGGGTCAAGCACGGCACGCCGCCGGTCGGCGACGGAACCCCCGGCCCCGACGGCCACCGCTCGTCGGTCAACTCCCCGTGGGTGGGCGCGACGCACGCCGAGTGGCTCCCGCAGCCCGGCCCGCACACCGCCATGGGCTGGAACATCGAGCCCGAGGGCCTCGTCGAGCTGCTCGTCGAGCTGCACGAGCGCTACCCGAACCTGCCGCTCGCGGTCACCGAGAACGGCGCCGCGTTCTACGACACGGTCTCCGAGGACGGCCGCGTCCACGACGTCGAGCGCGTCTCGTACCTGCACGACCACGTCGACGCCGTGGGCGAGGCCATCGAGAAGGGCGTCGACGTCGTCGGCTACTTCGTGTGGTCCTTCCTCGACAACTTCGAGTGGGCGTACGGCTACGACCGCCGGTTCGGCGTCGTGCGGGTCGACTACGACACGCTCGAGCGCACCGTGAAGGACTCCGGCCGCTGGTTCGCCGAGCTCGTGCGCACGCGCGCCGTCCCGACGATCGAGTCCGCCGCGACGCTCTGACGCCCGCCGTACCAGCCGGCATACCACCCGCCGTGCCCGGTGACGCCCTGCGCGCCGCCGGGCACGGCCGTCGGCGGACGCACCCGGCTCCGATTCGTCGTCCACGGCCCGCATCGGGGAGGATCGGCGCATGGCCCGCCGCTCGACCAAGCGCCCGTACGGCGCCGAGCACGTCCCGCTCGACGTGCAGCGCGCCACGGGCGGCCGCACCGTGCAGGACGCGCCCGACGGCGAGTGGGTCGTGCAGCGCGTGCGCGGCGGCGAGCGCGACTACCGCTGCCCGGGGTGCGACCAGCTCGTGCCCGCCGGGACCGCGCACGTGGTCGCGTGGCGCACCGACGACTGGCGCGGCGCGGGCGTCGAGGACCGGCGGCACTGGCACGCGGCGTGCTTCGACGCCCGCGGCCGGCGCGCGCCGACGACGCGCGCGACGCCCCGCACCACGACCCGCCGCACGCCGCGGGGCGAGTGACGGTGCCGGTCCCCGTGCCTCAGCCTCGGCCCGGCCACGCCGCGACGTGGCCCACGCGTGCGCCGCGGCTGCTGGCGACCGACCTGGACGGGACGCTGCTCGACCCGGCCGGAGCCGTCTCGCCCCGCACGGCCGCAGCGCTGCGGGCGGCCGAGGACGCGGGGATCGAGGTGGTGTTCGTGACCGCGCGCCCGCCGCGCTGGCTCGCCGACCTCGCGCCGCACGTCGCCGGACACGGCGTCGCGATCTGCGCGAACGGCGCCGCGGTCGTCGAGGTCGCCACGGGTCGCGTGCTCGCCGAGCACGGCATGCCCGCCACGCTCGTCGCGTCCCTCGCGCAGTCGCTGCGCGACGCGCTCGGCGAGGTGCACCTCGCGGTCGAGAGCGTGCACGGGTTCGCGGCCGAGCACGGCTACGTCGACGCGCACGTGCTGCCCGAGCGCTTCCCCGCCGCGGCCCGCATCGAGGACGTGCTGACCCCCTCGACGCTCAAGCTGCTCGTCCGCACCCGCACCGACCACGGCGCGGGGCACGCGAGCGTCGTGCAGCGGGCGGTCGGGAGCGCCGCGCTCGTCGCCGACTCCGGGGCCGTCGGGCTGGGCGAGGTCAGCGCGCTCGGTGTCACCAAGGCGGGCGCGCTCGCCGCGTGGGCGCAGCAGCGCGGCCTGACCGCGCGGGACGTGTGGGCGTGCGGCGACGCGCCCAACGACCTGCCGATGCTCGCGTGGGCGGGACAGTCGTTCGCCGTGGCGAACGCGTACGACGAGGTGCGCGCGGGGGCGCGGCACACGTGCCCCGCCAACGCCGAGGACGGGGTCGCCGCCGTGCTCGAGCACGCCACCGCGCTCGCCCAGGGCGGGACGCGCACGACCGGTGGCCGCGTCGGGGAGCTGGCATAGGCTCGTCGCGATGAGCACGACGACCCCGACCGCGGGCCCCACCGCCGGCGGCACCACCGAGATCCGCTCCCTGACCGTCCTGCCCGCGCACCGCGAGGACGTCGAGCTGCACACGGCCGACGGCCTCACGCTCGTCGGCGAGCTCGCGCGGCCCCTCGGCCCGGACGGCGGCCCCGCGACGCCGGCCGCGACGCTCGTGACGCTGCACCCATTGCCCACGCACGGCGGTTACATGGACTCGCACGTCTACCGCAAGGCCGCCTGGCGCCTGCCGGCGCTGGCGGACCTCGCGGTGCTGCGGTTCAACACGCGCGGCACGTCGAGCCCGCGCGGGACGAGCGAGGGCGCGTTCGACGGGGGAGACGGCGAGCGCTTCGACGTGGCCGCGGCGATCGAGTACGCCGAGTTCCACGACCTGCCGCGCCGGTGGCTCGTCGGCTGGTCGTTCGGCACCGAGCTCGCGCTCATGCACGGGCACGACCCGTCGGTCGAGGGCGCGATCCTGCTCTCGCCGCCGCTGCACCGCGCGACCGACGCGGACCTCGACGCGTGGGCCGCGTTCGGCCGCCCGCTCGTCGTGCTCGTGCCCGAGCTCGACGACTACCTGCGTCCCGACGAGGCGCGGGCCCGGTTCGCACGCGTCCCGCAGGCCGAGGTCATCGGCGTCGACGGCGCCAAGCACCTGTGGGTCGGTGAGCCGGCCGTGCGCCGCGTGCTCGACGAGGTCGTCGCGCACGTCCTGCCGGGCCACGCCCCGCTCCCGACCACGTGGGACGGGCCGGCGACGACCGCGGCCGCCGTGGCGGCGACACCCATGGACGGCGCCGACGACCGTGCCGACGACGAGGCCGACGAGGCCGACGACGAGCGCGGCGACGCGGTCGAGGAGGACGCATGACGCTGCACGTGCTGCGGGACGGGGGAGACGGCCTCGCGGTCGTGCTCCTGCACGGCTTCCCGCTCGACCACCGCATGTGGCGCGCCGTCGCCGAGCAGCTCAGCGTGCCGACGCGCGTCCTGGCCGCGGACCTGCCCGGCGCCGGGGGAGCCGACGACGCCCTCCCGGAGCCGTCGATCGAGGCCGCCGCGGACCGGGTCGCGGCCGAGCTCGCGGACGCGGGCGTGACGCGCGCGGTCGTCGTCGGGCTGTCGATGGGCGGCTACGTCGCGCTCGCGCTCGCCGAGCGGCGCGCCGCGCTCGTCGCGGCTCTCGGGCTCGTCGACACCAAGTCGACCGCGGACACCGACGAGGCGCGCGCGAACCGCCTGCGCATCGCTGAACAGGCCGAGGCCACCGGGTCGGTCGAGCCGGTGCGCGGCATGGCGACCGCGCTCGTCGGCGAGTCGACGCGCTCCGCGCAGCCCGAGGTCGGCGCGCAGCTCGCCGCGTGGATCGAGGACCAGTCGCCCGCGGGCGTCGCGTGGGCGCAGCGCGCGATGGCGTCGCGCCCCGACCGCACGGACGTGCTCGCCGCCTTCGCCGGACCGGTCGCGGTCGTCGTCGGCGACGAGGACGCGGTCACGCCCGTCGAGGCGGCGCAGCACCTCGCGTCCGCCGCGCGGCAGGCCCAGCTCGTCGTCGTCCCGCGCTCAGGGCACATGTCGGCGGTCGAGCAGCCCGCCGCGGTCGCCGCGGCGCTGAGCGACCTGGTCCAGCGCGCGGCCTCGTCCTGAGGTCGCCCTCGGGACCGAGGCTCAAGACCCCGTGCGCAGCCGCGCGAGCGCGTCCTTCATGTCGATCGACTCGCCGTCCTTGCCGCCCGCACCGATGACGAGCGGCGGGTCCGACGGCTCCGGGCGCACGCCGCGCAGCCGCCCGACGACGCTCGGGGGCGTGCGCAGCACGTAGAACTCGCCGTCGGTGTCGATCGCGACGGTCTCGTCGAACCGCAGGTACCAGCCGAGCAGGGGCGTGCGGTAGCGGGCACGGCCGTCGTACGTCCGCACGCGCAGCGGCTCCGGCTCGGGGCCGTGCTCGCGCGCGTGCGCGAGGAACTCCGCGATCATCGCGCGGGCCTGCGTCGACTCCGACTCGCGGCGCCGCCGCAGGGCCTCGGCGTGCGCGTGCGCGGCCTCGCGGCGGTCCTCGCGCCAGCGCGCGGCGTCGGTGTCGCTCATGGAAGTCCTGATCGGTCGTCGGGCGCCCGGACCTGAGGCCGCGGGCGGGTGCGGGCCGAGCGGAGGTCGTGGTCCCGACGACCGCGCGGCCCGGGGTCGGTGGTGGCCGGCCCGGTCGAGCCGGCCACCACCTGGTGCGTCAGTGCGAGCCGACCTGCTCGTCGTGCTGCTCGGGCGCCTGCGCGTCGGCGTGCTCGGCGGGCGCGTCGGTGGTCTGCTCGCCGGGCTCGTCGGCGCTCGGCTCCGAGAGCTGCTCGGCCGTGCCCTCGGCGGTCTGCTCCGTGCCGCTCGCGCTCGCCTGGTCGGCCGGCTGCTCCGCCGACTGCTCGGCGGTCTGCGGCTCGTCCTCCTGACCCGCGGCGGGCTCGTCGGCCGGGGCGGCTGCCTCGACCGCGACGGGCGCGGGCGCCGCCGAGAGCGGTGCGGGCCGCGACTTCGCGCGGGCCTTCGCCGCGGGGCGGGCGGGTGCCGGGGCCTTGGCGGCCTTCGGGGCCGACGTCTGCTCCGCGGCCGGGGCGGGCGCTGCGGCTGCGGCGGCCGGGGCCTGCGCCGCGGGTGCCGCCTTCGCCGGGCCGTGCGCGGCCGCGAACTCCGCCTCGGCACGCCGGGCGCGCTCGACCGACGCGCTCGTCGGCTCGCTGCCGAGCAGGCCGCGCAGCTCGTCGAGGTACGTCGTGATCGACTCGCGCTGCCGGTTGAGGTCCTCGACCTGACGCGCCGCGGTGGTCCGCTCGCGCTCCGACTCGGTCATGGCCTCCGAGATCTGCTTCTCGGCGTGCTCGCGGGCCTCCGCGACCACCTTGTCGGCGTTGCGGCGGGCGTTCGCCAGCAGCTCCTTGGCGTGGGTCTCGGCGTCCACGCGGACCTTCTCGGCGTGCACGAGGGCCTTGGCCACGCGCTCCTCGGCGTCGGCCGCGTGCGCCTCGGCGTCGCGCACCAGGCGCTCGGTCTCGACCCGGGCCGCGTCGTGCCGGGCCGCGTCCTCGCGCTCGCTCGCCTCGCGGCGCGACGCGATCTCGAGCTCGGCGTCGGCGAGCCGCTGCTCGGCCTCGCGGACCAGCTCGTCGGCGCGGGCCTTCGCGTTCGCGAACGTCTCGGCGGCCGAGCGGCGGGCCTCGGTGAGGACGCGCTCCGTGTCGAGGCGCGTCTGCTCGCGCTGCTCGCGGGTCTCGCGCTCGGTCGTCGCCCGCAGCTCGGTGGTCTCCCGCGCGGTCGTCTCGCGCAGCTCGGTGGTCTCCCGCTCGGTGGTCTCGCGCAGGTGCGCGGCCTCGGACGCGGTGCGCTCGCGCAGCTCGGTCGCCTCGCGCTCGGCCGCCGCGCGGATCTCCGCGGCGTACTGCTCGGCCTCGGTGCGCGTGAGCGTGACCTCCTGGTCGGCCTGCTGGCGCAGCGCCGCGATCTCGTCGTTCACGCTCGCCCGCAGCTCGCCGGTCTCCCGGTCGGCCTGCGCGCGCACGAACGCCGAGTACTGGTCGGCCTCGGTGCGCAGCGCGGCGACCTCGGCGGCCACGCGCTGCTGCAGTGCGGTCGCGTCGCGCTCGGCGGCGGCCCGCGTGCTGTCGGCGAACTCCTGCGCCTGCGTGCGCAGCGTGGTGGCGGCGTGCTCGGCCTCCTGGCGCACCTGCGCGGCCTCGACGGCGACGGTCGCGCGCAGCTCGGCGGCGTACCGCTCGGCGTCGGCGCGCAACGCGGCGGCCTCGGCCTCGGTGCGCGTGCGCAGGTTCGTCGTCTCCTCGTCGGCCGTCTGCCGCAGGTCCTGCGCGTACCGGTCGGCCTCGTCGCGCAGCGCCGTCGTCTCGGCCTCGGTGCGCGTGCGCAGCTCGCTGGCGGTGCGCTCGGTCGCGACGCGCAGCTGCGTCGCCTCGTGCTCGACCGTCGCGCGCAGTGTGCCGAGCTCGCGCTCGAGCGTCGTGCGGCGCTCGGACTCCTCGGTCGTGATGGCGCTCTGGATCCGCGCGGCCTCACGCTCGGCGGAGCCGACGAGCTCCTCGGCCCGCCGCTGCGCGGCCACGAGCGTGCTCTCCGCCTCGGTCGCGGCGGTCGAACGGACCTCCTCGGCCTCGCGACGCGCGGTGGCGAGCAGCTCGGCGACCTCGTTCTCGGCGCGGGCGCGCAGCTGCCCGGCGGCGAGCTTGGCCCGCGCGAGCGCGTCGGCGGCCTGCGCGTTCGCCTGGGTGACGACGTCGGAGGACTGCTCCTCGGCGGAGCGCAGGAGCTGCTCGATGCGCGAGCCCAGGCCCGAGTAGGTGGGGCGCTCGGCCTCACGGAGCTGGCGGTGGGCCTCGGACAGCTCGCCGGCCATCTGGAGCGACTTGGCGTCGAGCGCCTCGACCTGGGCGCGGGTG
The sequence above is a segment of the Cellulomonas palmilytica genome. Coding sequences within it:
- a CDS encoding glycoside hydrolase family 1 protein is translated as MTTTRPSGRQFPADFLWGSATASYQIEGAVDVDGRGPSIWDTFSRTPGKVLNGDTGDVAADHYHRVEQDVALMAELGLQAYRFSLAWPRIQPTGSGEFNEAGLAFYSDLVDRLLAAGIKPVVTLYHWDLPQPLEDAGGWANRETALRFAEYARKVAEVLGDRVHLWTTLNEPWCSAFLGYASGVHAPGVTDDEKSLRAVHHLNLAHGLAAREIKDVLGEDTPVSITLNLHVTRAASEDPADVEAKRRIDTIANEVFLRPVVDGEYPKEVFADTESITDWSFVLDGDLDLIKVPLAVLGVNYYSTGRVKHGTPPVGDGTPGPDGHRSSVNSPWVGATHAEWLPQPGPHTAMGWNIEPEGLVELLVELHERYPNLPLAVTENGAAFYDTVSEDGRVHDVERVSYLHDHVDAVGEAIEKGVDVVGYFVWSFLDNFEWAYGYDRRFGVVRVDYDTLERTVKDSGRWFAELVRTRAVPTIESAATL
- a CDS encoding HAD family hydrolase, with product MPQPRPGHAATWPTRAPRLLATDLDGTLLDPAGAVSPRTAAALRAAEDAGIEVVFVTARPPRWLADLAPHVAGHGVAICANGAAVVEVATGRVLAEHGMPATLVASLAQSLRDALGEVHLAVESVHGFAAEHGYVDAHVLPERFPAAARIEDVLTPSTLKLLVRTRTDHGAGHASVVQRAVGSAALVADSGAVGLGEVSALGVTKAGALAAWAQQRGLTARDVWACGDAPNDLPMLAWAGQSFAVANAYDEVRAGARHTCPANAEDGVAAVLEHATALAQGGTRTTGGRVGELA
- a CDS encoding alpha/beta hydrolase, whose amino-acid sequence is MSTTTPTAGPTAGGTTEIRSLTVLPAHREDVELHTADGLTLVGELARPLGPDGGPATPAATLVTLHPLPTHGGYMDSHVYRKAAWRLPALADLAVLRFNTRGTSSPRGTSEGAFDGGDGERFDVAAAIEYAEFHDLPRRWLVGWSFGTELALMHGHDPSVEGAILLSPPLHRATDADLDAWAAFGRPLVVLVPELDDYLRPDEARARFARVPQAEVIGVDGAKHLWVGEPAVRRVLDEVVAHVLPGHAPLPTTWDGPATTAAAVAATPMDGADDRADDEADEADDERGDAVEEDA
- a CDS encoding alpha/beta fold hydrolase translates to MTLHVLRDGGDGLAVVLLHGFPLDHRMWRAVAEQLSVPTRVLAADLPGAGGADDALPEPSIEAAADRVAAELADAGVTRAVVVGLSMGGYVALALAERRAALVAALGLVDTKSTADTDEARANRLRIAEQAEATGSVEPVRGMATALVGESTRSAQPEVGAQLAAWIEDQSPAGVAWAQRAMASRPDRTDVLAAFAGPVAVVVGDEDAVTPVEAAQHLASAARQAQLVVVPRSGHMSAVEQPAAVAAALSDLVQRAASS